Below is a genomic region from Prolixibacteraceae bacterium.
CCTCTTAACACAGCTATGATAGACGGTTTCAAAGAAGACGAGAGCTGGAATGGCGGTTTTGTCAAGATGTATGAAATGTTAGCCAATGATTTTGTCTATCCTGATGCTAGAAATCTAGTTATATTTCCAGATAATCATGATATGGCTAGAATTTATGATCAACTAGATCGAGATGATGACCTCTTTAAGATGACTATGGCTTACACCTTAACCATGAGAGGTATCCCTCAAATTTTCTATGGTACTGAAATCTTAGCTAAGTCTGAACATGGTGGTGATCATGGTTATCTTAGAATTGATTTTCCTGGAGGATGGAAAGATGATAAAGTGAATGCATTTACAGGAAAAGGGTTGAGCAAAAAAGAGTTAGATGCACAGCAATATATGAAAAAACTTCTTAATTGGAGAAAGAATACACCTGTAATACACGATGGGCAACTTATGCATTATGCACCACAAGATGGTGTCTACGCATATTTTAGATATGATAAAAAACAAAAAGTAATGGTGGTATTCAATAAGAATACAGAAGATGTTTCGTTAAAAACAGCTCGTTTTCATGAAATGTTAGACGGCGTTTCTGATGCGAAAGATGTGATTACAGGTAAAACTCAATCTGTCGGAGAGGAGTTATTAATCCCTGCGAGATCTGTTTTAATTCTTGAAGTGAAATAGAACTACCCTCACTTTGACTTTTATATATGCCCCCTGTAATATGGCTCAGGGGGCATTTTTTATTACATGATCTCTTTATCTACTGACAATAATTAGATATTGCCTTCTCAATCTTAGTTTTAATATTCTCTTTAAGAGAGATGGGTGACAAGACTGTGATGCTATGACTTTGTGAGAGGAGCAAAGCCTCTAGTTCAAAATTCAAATATAGCTCTAATGATATGGTCACTCCCAAATCACCCTTCTCAACGATTTTCTGAGAACCATGTAATGGTTTGTTCTTGATATACGGCCACTGTGATCTATCAATAAAAAGAACCACCTTCTCTGGTTCACTATTTCTTGGAATAGAAACCCCAATCGTATCCTCAAATAGTTCATGATAATCATGGCTAGAAGGGGTATAGGGAGTATCATTCTCTTTTATCTCATGAATTCTATCTAAGGCATAGTTCGTGAAATCAGGCTGTTTGTCTATGTTTCCAAAAACGAACCATCTATTGTTATACTGTTTGAGGTAGTGTGGATGAAACAGACTAACTTGAGGCGTATCCATTGTGAAACCCTGATAGCTAATTTCCACTGGTCGCTCTTCTCTGATGGCATGATATAGAGGAGAGATATGTTCTAATCCTTTTAGGTATGGGTTGCTCTCAAAGTCAATCACTGTTTTTAGATCTGTAGGAAGATCATAGTTCGATTGTAATCTCTCTAAAATATCTTCCACCCAATCGAGTTGAGGCATTCCTTTAAATTGGGTTAAGGTAGTCAATGCCTCTTTGAGAAGGAGTGCTTCTTTCTCACTAAGTGGTGTGTTCTGTATCGAATAATTTAAATCTTCATATCTGTAATATGTTCTTTTACCCTCTTTCAGTTTTAATAGACTGATGTCCCAAGGACCCTCTTCCTGCATGAATTTAATGTCATTAAAAAACTGTCGCTCTTTAATTCCTTCTTTATTGCCTGTAGCGTTATATATTGCCTCTTGACATGCATCTAGAAGATCTTGTTTGAAGAATTTCTTTGATCCATTGCGAAAACATTTATCTAATGCGTAATAACGGATCAATGCTTGTTTGTTGATGGACATAGTTTAATTGTGTTTGATAATATTGACTTCTAATATAGATATGCAATACAAATATAATAGAAATTGTTATATGTTAACATGTCTGTTATATCGATATGTGTCCTATTGGTTCGACTTTATATATGTTAAAGCAAATTGCTGTGATTTATTATATTTGTATTATATCACTCTTATGTTGTATGAAATCTAGTTTCTAAATATAAGATCATGTGAATTATTGAGTCGTATTTGAATAAATATCTCTTTCCTTTTTGTAAACGTTCGGTTAAGACCATCTTGTAACCTGATTTTATAGTCTATATTTTTGATTTCGAATCAAAACAATAAGAAATGACTAAGAAGGAAAGAATGTTTCAGTTGGTGTTTCAGCAAGAGGAAAGTGGTATTACTATTGCTGATTTTTGCAAACAACATGCAGTAAAGATGTCTGTATTTAATTATTGGAAATCGAAACAGAAGAAGGAATTGGATAGCCATGTAGATAAAGGTTTCTTTGTATCGATAGACAATCCAGATCCACGAATAGATACGGATATTGTCATCACTTACCCTAATGGGGTGACCATTAATATTCCTTCGACTAGTGCCGCCATCTCAACTATCCAATCTTTAATTCAATTGCAAAGCTAATGTTTACATTATCATCTAATGATCGTTTTCGTCTCTATTCAGAACCTACAGATATGAGAAAGAGTTTTAACGGATTGTCAGGATTGGTTCTGAATAAAATGAAACAAAATGTAGTTTCTGGTGATGTCTTTATTTTCATCAACAAGAGTCGCAATATGATGAAACTATTGAGATGGGAAAAAGGTGGTTTTGTCCTTTTTATTAAAAGACTTGAACAGGGTACTTTTAAGATTCCAACAATTGATAGTGATATGGACAAGAGTATCGAATGGACTGATCTTGTTCTTATGGTAGAAGGGGTTGTAATTAAACAATATAAGATGCAAAAACGTTATGTTATGTAGATAAAAATGTGTATATTTATACTATGAATCAGAGCGATAACATAGATAACTTAAGTATAAATGACCTGTTGAAAAAACTCCAACAGGTCACGAAAGCCTATGCATCTATTGACTCTGAAAATGTAAGTCTCAAACAAGAGATTGAGGAACTGAAGGCTCATATTGCTTATCTTAATAGACGTATCTTCGGAATGACTACAGAGCCTTTTATTGATCCAAATCAATTAGAGTTAGATCTTCCTATAGAAGAAAATAGTTCCGACAACTCTGATCCTGTAGTAGAAGAGGAAGTGGTTGTAGAGGTGAAGAAAAAGAAACGTGCCAAAAGAAAGCATATCCCAAAACATCTTCCACGTCAAGAGGAAGTTATTGAACCTGATGAGATCCCTGATGGGGCGATACGTATAGGAGAAGAGGTGTCGGAGAGAATTGAATTTGAACCAGGAAAATTATACGTGCGTAGAATCGTACGACCAAAGTATAGCTTACCTAAGGAGTCGGGGGTAATTGTTGCAGAACTTCCTTCGGATATTATTCCAAGGTGTATGGCTGGAACCTCTTTGATAAGTCAATTTATTGTAGGAAAATATTTTGACCATATTCCTCTATATCGAGCCCAAGGAATATTTAAAAGATCGGGAATTGAATTCCCTAAATCCACCATTAATGGATGGATGAGTAAAGCAGCAGAGCTATTAACTCCATTATATGAGCATGTAAAGCATAAGGTTGTCTCATCCGATTATATTCAAGCGGATGAAACAACCATTAAAGTGCTTACCGATAAAAAACCAGGGGCTACGCATTTAGGATACTTCTGGGTCTATTATGCTCCACACCTAAAATGTTGTCTGTTTGACTACAACAAATCAAGAAACTCAGATGTCCCTGACGCGATACTAAAAGACTTCAAGGGGGTGTTACAGACGGATGGATATCAAGGCTACAATAAGCTGTCAAGAGATAAGCCGATTATAAGGCTAGCATGTATGGCCCATGCACGACGGAAGTTCTTCGATGCACAAAAAAACGATAAAGAACGGTCCGAATATGCATTAATAAGAATCCAAAAACTTTACCAAATAGAACGAGAATGTGTCGAGAATAACCTGTCACACGAAGAGATATTTCAACTTCGTCAAGAAAAAGCTGTGCCTATATTGACCGATATAGGTAAATGGCTAGAAACGCAGGCATCTCAAGTGTTACCCCAAAGTCTTATTGGAAAAGCTGTTCATTACACATGGAATCTATGGAATAGTTTAAGTAGATATGTGGAGCATGGTAGTTACATTATTGACAATAATTTTGTAGAGAATAAGATTAGACCTGTAGCTATTGGACGAAAAAACTATCTGTTTGCAGGATCTGAAGATGGAGCACAAAGATCTGCACTGTTTTATACTCTATCTGCTATGTGCAAAGTGGCAGAAGTAGATCCACATGCTTGGTTCACTGATGTTCTTAATCGGATAATAGATACAAAGCCTTCTCAATATGATGATCTTCTTCCTGAACAATGGAAGAAGAAAATAGTACAATAAAAATCACACTACACAATACGGGTATAGCCGAACGCTTACTCCTTTTTGGTTACACTTACATCCTCTTCGACTAGATAGAATGAAATTTCACCTATGTAGATGTAACATGTCTAATTCATGATGAAAGTATCATAAGATGTTCTTTCTTAGATGGATAAAGTAACCTTTTTAAAATCACAGTTTTCAAACTATTAACCGAAATACTCGTAATAATCATGGATCAAATGAAAATAAAACGCGTTTTATTAGGAGCCACACTTCTAGCAATCATGTGTCAACTATTCTTCTCCTGTTTTCGACCAACGGATAGGCCACAGGTGTTAGGGTTGCAAACAAGAATTGATACAACCAAACCACAACCAGTGTTTCTGGATAGCAATGGTGTGACAATAAAAGCGCATGAGTGGGCAAAAGTGGGAGATGAAGGCATCATAGATGGAAAACGATACAAGGTGGTGGATGAGAAATATCTGCGGAAGTTTATTGGGCATGCAAATTTGTCAAAACTCGTTACATCTAAAGTAACCAATATGTCGAAACTATTCTCTTTTTCCAAGGAGATCAAATATAGTATTGCTCATTGGGATGTTTCCAATGTAACGGATATGAGCCAAATGTTCTATAACACCGGAGGTTTCAATCAGGACATCAGTAAGTGGGATGTATCTAATGTAAAAGATATGTCATTTATGTTCTGCTCTGCATACTTTTTTAATCAAGATATCGGAGCTTGGGATGTCTCTCATGTAGAAACTATGTCTTCTATGTTTTATGGCGCTTATGCCTTTAATCAAAGCCTGGGTAGTTGGAATGTCTCTCAAGTCAAAAATATGTCAGACATGTTTAATGGTACAGAATTATTTAATCAGCCAATAAACGATTGGAATGTCTCTAACGTAGAGGATATGAATCATATGTTTCAAGGGGCAAGGACTTTTAATCAACCGCTCGATAAATGGAATGTATCTCATGTTCAAGATATGATGTATATGTTTGATAATGCTCAAAGTTTCAATCAGCCCTTAGGGCAATGGGATGTCTCTAATGTAGAAAGTATAACCTGTATGTTTATGAGAGCAATGAAATTTAATCAACCTTTAGAAAATTGGCATTTCCCAAAAGTAACAAGATTAGACGGCATGTTCTCTAGAGCGAAATCATTTAATCAGCCTTTAAAAAAATGGAATGTCTCAAATGTCATAAAAATGCCTTACATGTTTTGGAGGGCAATCTCTTTCGACCAAGATCTAAGTAGTTGGAATATTCATAATGTAGAAGATATGTCACATATGTTTGAAGGTGCAAGATCATACGAACCAAATAGGAGTCATTGGAACCTCAATTCGAATGTGGATACTACAAGTATGTTTAAAGAAATAAAACCAATAATCGTTGGGAAACAGTAATTAATATAACGATGGGTGAGAAGTTAATTAATGGTTATTCTTTCCTCTAATCTGAAGTGTCTATATTCCGATGAACCGAAGGAGCATCTTATACAAAGTATAGTAACCATCGAGGATAAATAAGCAGTAAAGATTAGTACTACTTGTCTACTGGTGTTTATTTGAAAGGTGAAATGTAAACTTTACAATAGATCATTGAAGGGTAGAATAGTTATCCTTCGACTAAAAGTGTTAAAACAAAAATAGAGCTATCTAGATTTACGTCTCAAGATAGCTCTATCTAAAATCAGTGTAATAGTAACTTAGTTCTGTTATTTAAGAATAAGACCTTTCCATGGATCTACAGGCTTAAAGTCTCCTATGTAATCACCACCCTGTTGGCTGCGATGACATGATGCATCCCACGCTTTAAGATAAGTGTTCATCTTTTCAACTTCCTTGGGATGTTGATTGTATATATTTGTTGTTTCAAAACGATCTTTTCTTAGATCGTATACCTCCTTTATCTCCCCGTCTGCAGTCAAGAATTTTAATCCTTTATAGATAACTGCGCCTTTTTGTGTAAACATAAATGGAAGAGGAGAAGGTCTCTCTGTAGAGGTTCCTTTTAGCATGGAAATTAAAGAGATCCCATCTAGAGGACGTGTCTCTCCTTCTGCTAATTTTAATTTCAATTTCAATCCATTAACTAGGGTCGGAAGGTAGTCTAAGGTAGAGGAGATATAACCTGTTCTTTCTCCAGCTTTAGCAACTCCTGGCCATACAACGAAGGCTGGAACGCCTACACCACCACAATAGAGACTACGTTTACGCCCTCTTAGACCTCCTGTTTGTCCAGGGAATTTAGAGGTGATTTTTCTTCCTTCTGGTCCATTATCACTACAGAAGAAAATAATGGTGTTATCTAATTGACCATTTTTCTTTAAGTGGTCCACCAATCGTCCTACTTGATCATCTAATGCCGTAACACATCCATAATAGTTCTGTTCTCCTTCAGAATATTGGGCATATTTCTTCTTGTATTCAGGCCCTGCCATAGCTGGGTCGTGTGGTGCATGAAACCAAATAACACTCAAGAATGGTTTCTTATCTTTCTTAGCTTTATCTACAAATGGTAGCACACGATCCATAATAATACGTGAATCATCTCCCTGAAGATTCTCTGTCTCCAATACACCATTATGATAGTATTCATTTAAGTGATATCGTTCTTTATGCTCTGTTGGATTCCATGTCGAAACTGCAGATTCCGTGACAAAAGCATCATCATACCCTTGTTCCCATGGCGGATTAAAATTAAGTGTTGGTTTTCGTTTCTGCCCTTTTGAAGAGACCCCTTTTACAATGGTACCTAAATGCCACTTTCCAAAGTGTCCTGTTGTATAACCATTGTCCTTAAGAATATCAACAATCGTTAGTTCTTCTTTCGGAAGGTGTCCTGCATTTGCATGAAAGATACCATATCTAGCATAGTGTCTTCCTGTCAAACAAGTTCCACGTGTGGGAGAGCAGACTGGTCCACCTGCATAGAAATTGGTAAAAGTCACCCCCTTTTGGGAAAGAGCATCTAAGTTTGGAGTTTCGATAATCTTATTCCCATTAAAGCCAACATCACCATACCCAAGATCATCAGCCATGATCAAGATAACATTAGGGGAAGACTTCTTATTGGAAGAAGTGGTCGGTTTCAACGTCGAACAAGAGGATGCTAACAGGCATGATGCACCCAACATGGTGAGTAGTTGTTTCATTTAGATTTATGATTTAATTATGTGTTCGAGAAATTAATGTTTTTAATATGGAAGAGTTTGTTAAATTGTTTGAATGCATGCGTTCAAACAATTTAACAATCCAATAACATGAGTAAAGGTCTTTATCTCTTATTCAGCTCTAAATATAGTTAAAAAAAGTATATGTAAAGACTCCTTAGGTTCTAAAATTACATGGTGATATAAGAATTGGCTGTTTTATGTTAATAGTGTTTTGTGATTAATTGTATTGATATATAGTCTCTTTTGTGGATGGTTGAATCTTTTATGTACAATTAGTTTGTTTATATGAGAATATTCTCACTATATTTGTATTGAGAATATTCTCAATACAATATCTCAATATTCGTACTAATGCCAAGACAAAGACGATTAAGAAAAGTGGTTTCTCCTCCTAAATTCAAAGGTTATAAGCCTTATGGAGCAAGAGAACAAAAATCGCCACAAGAGGAGGAGCTGTTATACGAAGAGTATGAAGCTCTCAAACTTGCTGATTATGACTTGATGAATCACGCCGAGGCTGCCACATTGATGGGAGTTAGTCGTGCGACCTTTGCCCGTATATACGAGAGTGCAAGACGTAAACTTGCTCGTGCCTTTGTTGAGACAAAAGAGATTCGAATGGCATATGGTAATGCAGAGATGGATCAAGATTGGTATATCTGTAATAATTGTTACGCCCGATTCACTATTCCAGAACAAGTGCCGAATGATCGTTGTCCTCTATGCAATGCAGAAAATATAGTATCCGTAAAATCATAAAATATTCATAAAATGAAAATAGTAATAACATCGATGTCGGATAGTTTAACTTCGACTTTTGACCGACGATTTGGAAGAGCAGCATGGTTCTGTATCCTTGATACAGAAGATGAAGCAATTCGATTTATTCCTAACGAACATGTAAATGCATCAAATGGTGCTGGGTTAAAAGCAGCGGAAACCATGGGTGAGCTAAAAGTAACCAAGGTTATATCAGGTGATT
It encodes:
- a CDS encoding WYL domain-containing protein, whose amino-acid sequence is MSINKQALIRYYALDKCFRNGSKKFFKQDLLDACQEAIYNATGNKEGIKERQFFNDIKFMQEEGPWDISLLKLKEGKRTYYRYEDLNYSIQNTPLSEKEALLLKEALTTLTQFKGMPQLDWVEDILERLQSNYDLPTDLKTVIDFESNPYLKGLEHISPLYHAIREERPVEISYQGFTMDTPQVSLFHPHYLKQYNNRWFVFGNIDKQPDFTNYALDRIHEIKENDTPYTPSSHDYHELFEDTIGVSIPRNSEPEKVVLFIDRSQWPYIKNKPLHGSQKIVEKGDLGVTISLELYLNFELEALLLSQSHSITVLSPISLKENIKTKIEKAISNYCQ
- the tnpB gene encoding IS66 family insertion sequence element accessory protein TnpB (TnpB, as the term is used for proteins encoded by IS66 family insertion elements, is considered an accessory protein, since TnpC, encoded by a neighboring gene, is a DDE family transposase.), whose amino-acid sequence is MFTLSSNDRFRLYSEPTDMRKSFNGLSGLVLNKMKQNVVSGDVFIFINKSRNMMKLLRWEKGGFVLFIKRLEQGTFKIPTIDSDMDKSIEWTDLVLMVEGVVIKQYKMQKRYVM
- a CDS encoding IS66 family transposase, whose product is MNQSDNIDNLSINDLLKKLQQVTKAYASIDSENVSLKQEIEELKAHIAYLNRRIFGMTTEPFIDPNQLELDLPIEENSSDNSDPVVEEEVVVEVKKKKRAKRKHIPKHLPRQEEVIEPDEIPDGAIRIGEEVSERIEFEPGKLYVRRIVRPKYSLPKESGVIVAELPSDIIPRCMAGTSLISQFIVGKYFDHIPLYRAQGIFKRSGIEFPKSTINGWMSKAAELLTPLYEHVKHKVVSSDYIQADETTIKVLTDKKPGATHLGYFWVYYAPHLKCCLFDYNKSRNSDVPDAILKDFKGVLQTDGYQGYNKLSRDKPIIRLACMAHARRKFFDAQKNDKERSEYALIRIQKLYQIERECVENNLSHEEIFQLRQEKAVPILTDIGKWLETQASQVLPQSLIGKAVHYTWNLWNSLSRYVEHGSYIIDNNFVENKIRPVAIGRKNYLFAGSEDGAQRSALFYTLSAMCKVAEVDPHAWFTDVLNRIIDTKPSQYDDLLPEQWKKKIVQ
- a CDS encoding DUF285 domain-containing protein, translated to MKIKRVLLGATLLAIMCQLFFSCFRPTDRPQVLGLQTRIDTTKPQPVFLDSNGVTIKAHEWAKVGDEGIIDGKRYKVVDEKYLRKFIGHANLSKLVTSKVTNMSKLFSFSKEIKYSIAHWDVSNVTDMSQMFYNTGGFNQDISKWDVSNVKDMSFMFCSAYFFNQDIGAWDVSHVETMSSMFYGAYAFNQSLGSWNVSQVKNMSDMFNGTELFNQPINDWNVSNVEDMNHMFQGARTFNQPLDKWNVSHVQDMMYMFDNAQSFNQPLGQWDVSNVESITCMFMRAMKFNQPLENWHFPKVTRLDGMFSRAKSFNQPLKKWNVSNVIKMPYMFWRAISFDQDLSSWNIHNVEDMSHMFEGARSYEPNRSHWNLNSNVDTTSMFKEIKPIIVGKQ
- a CDS encoding sulfatase-like hydrolase/transferase translates to MKQLLTMLGASCLLASSCSTLKPTTSSNKKSSPNVILIMADDLGYGDVGFNGNKIIETPNLDALSQKGVTFTNFYAGGPVCSPTRGTCLTGRHYARYGIFHANAGHLPKEELTIVDILKDNGYTTGHFGKWHLGTIVKGVSSKGQKRKPTLNFNPPWEQGYDDAFVTESAVSTWNPTEHKERYHLNEYYHNGVLETENLQGDDSRIIMDRVLPFVDKAKKDKKPFLSVIWFHAPHDPAMAGPEYKKKYAQYSEGEQNYYGCVTALDDQVGRLVDHLKKNGQLDNTIIFFCSDNGPEGRKITSKFPGQTGGLRGRKRSLYCGGVGVPAFVVWPGVAKAGERTGYISSTLDYLPTLVNGLKLKLKLAEGETRPLDGISLISMLKGTSTERPSPLPFMFTQKGAVIYKGLKFLTADGEIKEVYDLRKDRFETTNIYNQHPKEVEKMNTYLKAWDASCHRSQQGGDYIGDFKPVDPWKGLILK
- a CDS encoding DUF134 domain-containing protein, whose product is MPRQRRLRKVVSPPKFKGYKPYGAREQKSPQEEELLYEEYEALKLADYDLMNHAEAATLMGVSRATFARIYESARRKLARAFVETKEIRMAYGNAEMDQDWYICNNCYARFTIPEQVPNDRCPLCNAENIVSVKS
- a CDS encoding dinitrogenase iron-molybdenum cofactor biosynthesis protein, which encodes MKIVITSMSDSLTSTFDRRFGRAAWFCILDTEDEAIRFIPNEHVNASNGAGLKAAETMGELKVTKVISGDFGPKAKQLLDKFGIQMVMMDEADILIEEIIERLNHN